A single Danio aesculapii chromosome 19, fDanAes4.1, whole genome shotgun sequence DNA region contains:
- the pabpc1b gene encoding polyadenylate-binding protein 1b, protein MNPSAPSYPMASLYVGDLHQDVTEAMLYEKFSPAGAILSIRVCRDMITRRSLGYAYVNFQQPADAERALDTMNFDVIKGRPVRIMWSQRDPSLRKSGVGNIFIKNLDKSIDNKALYDTFSAFGNILSCKVVCDENGSKGYGFVHFETQEAAERAIEKMNGMLLNDRKVFVGRFKSRKEREAELGARAKEFTNVYIKNFGEDMDDDKLKDIFSKYGNAMSIRVMTDENGKSRGFGFVSFERHEDAQRAVDEMNGKEMNGKLIYVGRAQKKVERQTELKRKFEQMKQDRMTRYQGVNLYVKNLDDGIDDERLRKEFSPFGTITSAKVMMDGGRSKGFGFVCFSSPEEATKAVTEMNGRIVATKPLYVALAQRKEERQAHLTNQYMQRMASVRAVPNPVINPYQPAPPSGYFMAAIPQAQNRAAYYPTSQLAQLRPSPRWTTQGVRPQHFQNMPGTMRPSAPRPQTFSTMRPASQVPRMMSTQRVATQTMGPRPSTAAAAASAPPVRGVPQYKYAPSVRNPQQHMNSQPQVTMQQPAVHVQGQEPLTASMLAAAPPQEQKQMLGERLFPLIQNMHPSLAGKITGMLLEIDNSELLHMLESPESLRSKVDEAVAVLQAHQAKEAAQKTVTNSTGVPSV, encoded by the exons ATGAACCCCAGCGCTCCTAGTTACCCCATGGCCTCCCTGTATGTTGGGGACCTGCACCAGGACGTGACTGAAGCCATGCTGTACGAGAAGTTCAGCCCGGCCGGTGCCATCCTCTCCATCCGCGTGTGTAGAGACATGATCACCCGCAGGTCGCTCGGTTATGCCTATGTCAACTTCCAGCAGCCTGCAGACG CTGAACGGGCTCTAGACACAATGAACTTTGATGTCATCAAAGGTAGACCTGTCCGCATCATGTGGTCTCAGCGTGACCCTTCTCTGAGGAAGAGCGGCGTCGGAAACATCTTTATTAAAAACCTGGATAAGTCTATTGACAACAAAGCTCTTTATGACACCTTCTCAGCGTTTGGCAACATCCTCTCATGCAAG GTGGTTTGTGACGAGAATGGCTCAAAGGGCTACGGCTTTGTGCACTTTGAGACCCAGGAGGCTGCTGAAAGAGCCATTGAGAAAATGAACGGCATGTTGCTGAATGACAGAAAAGT GTTTGTCGGCCGCTTCAAGTCCCGCAAGGAGAGGGAGGCTGAGCTTGGTGCAAGAGCCAAAGAGTTTACCAACGTCTACATTAAAAACTTTGGAGAAGACATGGATGATGACAAACTTAAGGACATCTTCAGCAAATACG GTAATGCTATGAGCATCCGTGTCATGACTGATGAAAATGGGAAATCTAGAGGCTTCGGGTTTGTGAGTTTTGAAAGGCACGAAGACGCTCAAAGG GCTGTGGATGAGATGAATGGCAAAGAAATGAATGGAAAGCTCATCTATGTGGGTCGTGCTCAGAAAAAAGTGGAGCGTCAAACTGAGCTCAAGCGCAAATTTGAACAGATGAAGCAGGACCGCATGACGCGCTACCAG GGTGTCAATCTCTATGTGAAGAACTTGGATGATGGTATTGACGATGAGCGTCTGCGTAAAGAGTTCTCTCCCTTCGGTACAATCACCAGTGCCAAG GTCATGATGGACGGTGGTCGCAGTAAAGGCTTCGGTTTTGTCTGTTTCTCTTCTCCTGAGGAAGCCACTAAAGCTGTGACTGAGATGAATGGTCGTATTGTAGCCACTAAGCCATTGTATGTGGCTCTTGCTCAGCGTAAAGAGGAACGGCAGGCTCATCTCACCAATCAGTACATGCAGAGGATGGCCAGTGTCCGTGCAGTGCCAAACCCTGTTATCAACCCCTACCAACCTGCACCTCCATCAGGATACTTCATGGCTGCCATTCCACAG GCCCAGAACAGAGCTGCGTATTACCCTACCAGTCAGCTGGCCCAGCTCAGACCAAGCCCTCGCTGGACCACACAAGGCGTCCGGCCTCAAC ACTTCCAGAACATGCCAGGCACGATGCGCCCGTCTGCCCCCAGACCCCAGACCTTCAGCACCATGCGACCAGCATCCCAGGTGCCCCGCATGATGTCCACTCAGCGTGTCG CTACTCAGACCATGGGTCCACGTCCTTCCACTgcagctgctgctgcttctgctCCTCCAGTGCGTGGCGTGCCTCAGTACAAATATGCCCCCAGTGTCCGCAACCCTCAGCAGCACATGAACTCACAGCCTCAGGTTACCATGCAGCAG CCTGCTGTGCATGTGCAAGGACAGGAACCGTTGACGGCCTCCATGCtcgctgctgctcctccacaggAACAGAAGCAGATGCTGG GTGAGCGTCTCTTTCCACTTATCCAGAATATGCATCCTAGCTTGGCTGGCAAGATCACTGGTATGTTGCTGGAAATCGACAATTCTGAGCTCCTCCACATGCTGGAGTCTCCAGAGTCCCTGCGCTCCAAG GTTGATGAAGCTGTGGCTGTACTCCAGGCTCACCAGGCAAAAGAAGCCGCTCAGAAAACAGTCACAAACTCTACTGGTGTGCCAAGCGTCTAA